The following coding sequences are from one Lysinibacillus sp. FSL W8-0992 window:
- a CDS encoding transglycosylase domain-containing protein, with protein MKDWIEKINAKIDELLEQKWMKTLRISGSVVWNLFLLFLVFALVGTVFVGSVGAGYFASLVKEEPLRSKEELRDLIFNYEETSEIYFANNIYIGKLRTDLERRETSLSAVAPDLINAVLATEDEYFREHNGIVPKAVIRGLLQDVTNSATQTGGSTLTQQLIKNQVLTNEVSYERKAKELLLAMRLEHFMTKEEILEAYLNIIPYGRNSTGRNIAGIETAAEGIFNVKAKDLTLPQAAYIAGIPQAPYTYTPFTNTGVLKSEEALQLGIDRMKTVLYRMKEAGYINETQYKDALNYDITADFRAPEARPEDRYPWLTYELEERAKQIIAEKLASEDGVDPERLKTEEKLLEKYSILADRDVRSKGYRIYSTINKDMFDAMQKAADNFKYYGQTYTGKDKDPVTGEEIDVQMPVQVGSILIENSTGRILSFLGGRDFKTNQLNHATKAYRSNGSTMKPLLVYAPAIEYGVIGAGSPLVDVKFSIGSWSPSNYLTNDERGLIPAREALADSQNISALRLYNDILNRRPAEYLAKMDFSELKPEDYTNLATGIGALQKGTTVEENTNAFATFANGGQFIDAYMIEKIEDQDGNLIYQHEAEPVQVFSPETSYIVTDMLRDVLSKGTGTVANNTLKFSSDFAAKTGTSQNYNDVWLVGYNPNVSLGVWMGYDKQRSLYAFNNTYLQPSVRINKLWGTLMNSMYDVDPKLIDAPTNFKAPKNVVTASFCGISGLAPSAACASAGLVRSDLFNAKVFLPSQPDDSLASSSVVTIQGKTYNAHPNTPAEFVKASGAGINQAFIKRMLGKLGGNPASLLPKNSSLSNSSVSAVDFPADGSAPAAVNASINGNTLSWSGSSNDVVGYRIYNVTNGGNTLVSSVLEATQSMTVASGQAYVVVAVDITGLTSPQSNVVSTGGSDTKPEEDDDEEKPTTPTVPIPPANGNNGNGSNNGNGSGNNGNGSNGGNGSGNGNGGNGSGNNGNGSNNGNGSGNNGNGSNNGNGSENNGNGSNNGNGSGNNGGTTPPTDPSTE; from the coding sequence TTGAAAGATTGGATTGAGAAAATCAATGCAAAGATCGATGAATTACTCGAACAAAAATGGATGAAGACATTACGTATTTCAGGCAGCGTAGTCTGGAACTTATTTTTACTATTTTTAGTCTTTGCATTGGTAGGCACAGTATTTGTTGGTTCTGTTGGCGCCGGCTATTTTGCCTCACTTGTAAAAGAAGAGCCATTGCGCTCTAAAGAAGAATTAAGGGACCTTATTTTCAACTATGAGGAAACAAGTGAAATTTATTTTGCCAACAATATTTATATTGGGAAATTGCGTACTGATTTAGAACGTCGTGAAACATCTCTTAGCGCTGTTGCACCAGACTTAATTAATGCAGTACTCGCAACAGAGGATGAATATTTCCGCGAGCATAATGGGATTGTTCCTAAAGCCGTTATTCGAGGGCTACTACAGGACGTAACTAACTCTGCTACGCAAACAGGTGGCTCTACATTAACACAACAACTTATTAAAAACCAAGTGTTAACAAATGAAGTTTCCTATGAACGAAAAGCAAAAGAATTGCTATTGGCAATGCGTTTAGAGCACTTTATGACAAAGGAAGAAATATTAGAGGCATATTTAAATATTATTCCTTACGGTCGAAATTCAACTGGACGCAATATTGCAGGTATTGAAACAGCTGCTGAAGGTATATTTAATGTAAAAGCAAAGGATTTAACGCTTCCTCAAGCCGCTTACATAGCAGGTATTCCACAGGCACCTTATACTTACACACCATTTACTAATACAGGTGTGCTAAAAAGTGAAGAAGCTTTACAATTAGGCATCGATCGTATGAAAACGGTGCTCTATCGTATGAAAGAAGCTGGCTACATTAACGAGACACAATATAAAGATGCGCTTAATTACGATATAACAGCCGACTTCCGTGCACCAGAAGCACGTCCAGAAGATCGTTATCCATGGTTAACGTATGAGCTAGAAGAACGTGCGAAACAAATTATTGCTGAAAAGCTAGCTAGTGAAGATGGCGTTGATCCAGAACGTTTAAAAACAGAAGAAAAATTACTAGAAAAGTATTCAATTTTAGCGGACCGTGACGTTCGTTCGAAAGGCTATCGTATTTATTCCACTATCAACAAGGATATGTTCGATGCCATGCAAAAAGCGGCCGATAACTTTAAATACTATGGTCAAACATATACAGGCAAAGACAAGGACCCTGTGACGGGTGAGGAAATTGATGTTCAAATGCCTGTACAAGTTGGTAGTATTTTAATAGAAAATAGCACAGGACGAATTTTAAGTTTCCTAGGTGGTCGTGACTTTAAAACGAATCAATTAAACCACGCTACGAAAGCTTACCGTTCTAATGGTTCTACAATGAAACCATTACTCGTATATGCGCCAGCGATTGAATATGGCGTTATAGGTGCAGGTAGTCCATTAGTTGACGTAAAATTCTCAATTGGTTCTTGGAGTCCGAGCAACTATCTTACAAATGATGAACGTGGTCTTATACCTGCGCGAGAAGCTTTAGCTGACTCACAAAATATATCAGCGCTGCGTTTATATAACGATATTTTAAATAGACGTCCTGCTGAATATTTAGCAAAAATGGACTTCTCAGAATTAAAACCTGAAGATTACACAAACCTTGCAACAGGTATTGGAGCTTTACAAAAAGGGACAACTGTTGAAGAAAATACAAATGCATTTGCAACTTTTGCTAACGGTGGTCAATTTATTGATGCCTATATGATTGAAAAAATAGAAGACCAAGACGGAAATCTTATTTATCAACATGAAGCTGAACCTGTACAAGTATTCAGCCCTGAAACGTCTTATATCGTGACAGATATGTTGCGAGATGTATTATCAAAAGGAACAGGGACAGTTGCAAATAATACGTTAAAATTCTCTTCTGATTTTGCAGCTAAAACAGGTACTTCACAAAACTATAATGATGTGTGGTTAGTTGGCTATAATCCAAATGTTTCACTTGGTGTATGGATGGGCTACGATAAACAACGCTCACTTTATGCATTTAATAATACGTATTTACAGCCAAGTGTACGTATTAACAAGCTTTGGGGTACATTAATGAACTCTATGTACGATGTAGATCCTAAATTAATTGATGCTCCTACAAACTTTAAGGCACCAAAAAATGTTGTAACTGCTTCGTTTTGTGGTATTTCTGGTCTTGCACCTTCTGCGGCTTGTGCTAGTGCCGGACTTGTACGCTCAGATTTATTTAACGCGAAAGTATTTTTACCGTCACAACCTGATGACAGCTTAGCTTCATCAAGCGTCGTAACAATTCAAGGTAAAACGTATAATGCACATCCAAATACACCAGCAGAGTTTGTAAAAGCTAGTGGTGCTGGTATTAACCAAGCCTTTATAAAACGGATGTTAGGTAAACTTGGTGGGAATCCAGCAAGTCTACTACCTAAAAATTCATCACTATCCAATTCATCTGTATCAGCAGTCGATTTCCCAGCAGATGGTAGTGCGCCTGCAGCTGTAAATGCTTCAATTAATGGCAATACACTATCTTGGAGTGGCTCGTCTAACGATGTAGTTGGCTATCGAATTTATAATGTAACGAATGGTGGGAACACGCTTGTTTCTTCGGTACTAGAAGCTACTCAAAGTATGACAGTTGCTAGCGGACAAGCTTATGTAGTCGTTGCTGTTGATATTACAGGTTTAACTTCACCACAATCAAATGTTGTTTCAACAGGTGGCAGTGATACAAAACCAGAAGAAGATGACGATGAAGAAAAACCAACTACACCTACTGTTCCAATACCACCGGCAAATGGGAATAACGGAAATGGGTCTAACAACGGCAATGGCTCCGGCAATAATGGGAACGGTTCTAATGGCGGCAATGGCTCTGGTAATGGTAATGGTGGTAATGGCTCTGGTAATAATGGGAACGGCTCTAATAATGGCAATGGTTCCGGCAATAATGGGAACGGCTCTAACAATGGCAATGGTTCCGAAAATAATGGAAACGGCTCTAATAACGGCAATGGTTCCGGCAATAACGGAGGTACGACACCCCCAACGGATCCATCAACCGAATAA
- the tyrS gene encoding tyrosine--tRNA ligase: MTNELLQDLEWRGLLYQQTDAEGMEKLLAEQSVSLYCGVDPTADSMHIGHIVPLLTLRRFQKAGHRPILLVGGATGMIGDPSGRSEERQLQTVEQIDKNVQAIRGQLERIFEFAEDGNGAQLVNNRDWIGNISTIEFLRDYGKLINVNYMLAKDTIASRLDTGISFTEFAYTLIQGIDYNHLYNNYNCRIQVGGSDQWGNITTGLEVIRKTHEEETKAFGITIPLVTKADGTKFGKTAGGAVWLDSKKTSPYEFYQFWINAADADVIKYLKIFTFLTREEIDALAASVEEEPHLRKAQKALAEEMTRLIHGQEALDQAIRITAALFSGDLKALSAEEMKDAFKDVPSIEMAKEAKNIVDLLVEAGISSSKRQAREDVTNGAISVNGEKITDLEYIVDEKDRLEDAFSIVRRGKKKYHMVKFG, translated from the coding sequence ATGACAAACGAATTATTACAAGATTTAGAATGGCGCGGTTTGCTGTACCAACAAACTGACGCTGAAGGGATGGAAAAACTTTTAGCAGAACAGTCTGTTTCTCTTTACTGTGGTGTAGATCCAACAGCTGACTCTATGCACATCGGTCATATCGTGCCTTTATTAACGCTTCGTCGCTTCCAAAAAGCAGGCCACCGTCCAATTTTACTTGTTGGTGGTGCAACAGGAATGATTGGGGATCCGTCTGGTCGCTCTGAAGAACGTCAACTTCAAACAGTGGAGCAAATTGACAAAAACGTGCAAGCTATTCGAGGCCAATTAGAACGCATTTTTGAATTTGCAGAGGATGGAAATGGAGCGCAACTTGTTAACAACCGTGACTGGATTGGAAATATTAGTACAATTGAATTTTTACGTGATTACGGGAAATTAATTAATGTTAATTACATGTTAGCAAAGGATACGATTGCTTCACGTCTTGATACAGGTATTTCATTTACAGAATTTGCTTACACATTAATTCAAGGTATTGATTACAATCATTTATACAACAACTACAACTGTCGCATTCAAGTGGGTGGTTCAGACCAATGGGGTAATATTACAACTGGTTTAGAAGTAATTCGTAAAACACATGAAGAAGAAACAAAAGCATTTGGTATTACGATTCCATTAGTAACAAAAGCAGATGGTACGAAATTCGGTAAAACTGCTGGTGGTGCAGTATGGTTAGATAGTAAGAAAACATCTCCGTACGAGTTCTACCAATTCTGGATTAACGCTGCTGATGCGGACGTTATTAAATATTTAAAAATCTTTACGTTCTTAACACGTGAAGAAATTGATGCGTTAGCTGCATCTGTCGAAGAAGAACCACATTTACGTAAGGCTCAAAAAGCTTTAGCGGAGGAAATGACACGCTTAATACATGGTCAGGAAGCATTAGATCAGGCTATTCGCATTACGGCTGCCCTATTCTCGGGCGATTTAAAAGCTCTGTCAGCTGAGGAAATGAAGGATGCATTTAAAGATGTTCCTTCTATTGAAATGGCGAAAGAAGCGAAAAACATCGTGGATTTACTTGTGGAAGCAGGGATTTCATCTTCAAAACGTCAAGCTCGTGAAGATGTAACAAATGGTGCAATTAGCGTGAACGGTGAAAAAATTACGGATTTAGAATATATCGTAGATGAAAAAGATCGTTTAGAAGATGCATTTAGCATTGTGCGCCGCGGTAAGAAAAAATACCATATGGTGAAATTCGGATAG
- a CDS encoding sensor domain-containing diguanylate cyclase has protein sequence MTDHLQTLKYIKSDVLSIWVSSNGGLISFNEYFYSFKQCLKKHLKIENAAFLSFEGNSLIPVEELANLTIETKLNAVSWLMIEASFYQQKVVKLPYILKEKPAYNMMTDMVLFQAEGKDPIGVLLVEATDTWTDFMTSDYGEECVETLTKVLQLLIENLEVKLNEDQYRKLYNMTDLFHSTMDIDLILENVLKNIRDNFPEFNVELILSNDQDRHTTIDIKLFDYLSERPATIEAFVSGELTTELAGDLNCRLLNAPIKGRQAIYGILQVNAPTTYLFSATEKDFVRMLAQASGNALENAKLYHQSHRLVSDLQLINETSHRLNMRIDINEMLLFLQKQLMKSFQPMEVCFAFKDNATYVVKDASTSLFKSDEGKTYINHVEQHFEHTNDPLFIADFSRLTPNQIEYRSIMAIPILMEEKINGFSIVLHKEPYFFSFDSFKLMQSLIHHSSLAIANSILRNQLQEMVDRDHLTKLYARSYLDQFVEKSLKTDQSGMFLLIDIDNFKRINDTYGHQIGDKILVQIAVQLEETIGASGICARWGGEEMSVYVPNVDEQEAIELASTIVEVIPNATDPQVTISAGLITWDQFYRPAFQSVFLHADTALYEAKNNGKNRFCIHDRTLQTNA, from the coding sequence ATGACAGACCATTTACAAACGCTGAAATATATAAAATCTGATGTTTTGAGCATTTGGGTGAGTTCGAATGGAGGACTAATTAGTTTTAATGAGTATTTTTATTCATTTAAACAGTGTCTAAAGAAGCACTTGAAAATTGAAAATGCGGCATTTCTTAGCTTTGAAGGTAATAGTTTAATACCTGTGGAAGAATTAGCTAATTTGACGATTGAAACAAAACTAAATGCTGTGTCATGGCTAATGATAGAAGCCAGCTTTTACCAACAGAAAGTGGTGAAGCTTCCTTATATATTAAAAGAAAAACCAGCCTATAATATGATGACAGATATGGTGCTTTTCCAGGCGGAGGGCAAAGATCCTATTGGTGTGTTGCTTGTAGAAGCCACTGATACTTGGACGGACTTTATGACTTCGGATTATGGTGAAGAGTGTGTAGAAACGCTTACGAAAGTTTTACAACTACTGATTGAAAACCTAGAAGTAAAATTGAATGAAGACCAATATAGAAAACTTTATAATATGACGGACTTATTTCATTCAACAATGGATATTGATTTGATTTTAGAAAACGTTTTAAAAAATATTCGAGATAATTTCCCGGAATTTAATGTGGAGCTTATTTTATCCAACGATCAAGATCGCCATACGACAATCGATATAAAGCTTTTTGATTACTTATCGGAAAGACCTGCTACAATTGAAGCCTTTGTATCAGGTGAGTTGACAACTGAACTAGCTGGAGACTTAAATTGTCGATTATTAAACGCTCCTATAAAAGGGAGACAAGCCATTTATGGGATTTTACAAGTTAATGCACCAACCACATACCTTTTTTCAGCAACTGAAAAAGATTTTGTGCGCATGCTCGCACAAGCATCTGGCAATGCACTAGAAAATGCCAAATTATATCATCAATCGCATCGCCTCGTAAGTGACTTACAACTTATCAATGAAACATCGCATCGATTAAATATGCGAATTGATATTAATGAAATGTTACTTTTCCTACAAAAACAATTAATGAAGTCTTTCCAACCAATGGAAGTTTGTTTCGCTTTTAAAGATAATGCTACCTATGTAGTGAAAGATGCTAGTACATCCTTATTTAAATCAGACGAAGGCAAGACTTATATAAATCATGTTGAACAACATTTTGAGCATACAAATGATCCACTGTTTATTGCCGATTTTAGCAGGTTAACCCCAAATCAAATAGAATATCGTTCAATTATGGCGATTCCTATCTTAATGGAGGAAAAAATTAATGGCTTTAGTATCGTATTACACAAAGAGCCGTATTTCTTTTCATTTGATAGTTTTAAGCTAATGCAATCGTTAATCCATCATTCTTCATTAGCGATAGCAAACTCTATTTTACGAAATCAGCTACAAGAAATGGTTGATCGAGATCATTTAACAAAATTATATGCACGTAGTTATTTAGACCAATTTGTAGAAAAATCACTGAAAACAGATCAATCAGGAATGTTCTTACTGATTGATATTGATAATTTTAAACGCATCAATGATACCTATGGTCATCAAATAGGTGATAAAATTCTCGTGCAGATTGCCGTGCAATTAGAGGAAACAATAGGTGCCAGTGGAATTTGTGCTCGCTGGGGTGGAGAGGAAATGTCGGTGTATGTGCCTAATGTTGATGAGCAAGAAGCTATCGAGCTAGCATCAACAATAGTAGAAGTAATTCCGAATGCAACAGATCCTCAAGTAACAATTTCAGCAGGTCTTATTACATGGGATCAATTCTATAGACCAGCCTTTCAATCTGTTTTCCTACATGCTGACACAGCTTTATATGAAGCGAAAAATAATGGGAAAAATAGATTCTGTATTCATGATCGAACGTTACAAACAAATGCATAA
- the rpsD gene encoding 30S ribosomal protein S4, protein MSRYTGPSWKLSRRLGISLSGTGKEIEKRPYAPGQHGPNQRKKLSEYGLQLQEKQKLRHMYGMTERQFRTLFDRAGKMKGVHGENFMILLETRLDNLVYRLGLARTRRGSRQLVNHGHILVDGKRVDIPSFSVKPGQTISLREKSQNLAVVTEAIEVNNFVPDYLTFDADKKEGTFTRLPERSELSAEINEAFIVEYYSR, encoded by the coding sequence ATGTCTCGTTATACAGGTCCATCTTGGAAATTATCACGTCGTCTTGGTATCTCACTAAGCGGTACTGGTAAAGAAATCGAAAAACGCCCTTACGCACCAGGTCAACACGGCCCGAACCAACGTAAAAAATTATCAGAATACGGTTTACAACTTCAAGAAAAACAAAAACTTCGTCATATGTATGGTATGACTGAACGTCAATTCCGTACTCTATTTGACCGCGCTGGTAAAATGAAAGGTGTTCACGGTGAAAACTTCATGATCCTTCTTGAAACTCGCCTTGACAACTTAGTTTACCGTTTAGGTTTAGCTCGCACTCGTCGTGGTTCTCGTCAATTAGTAAACCACGGTCATATCTTAGTAGATGGCAAACGCGTTGATATTCCATCATTCAGCGTTAAACCAGGTCAAACGATTTCTCTTCGTGAAAAATCTCAAAACCTTGCTGTAGTAACAGAAGCTATCGAAGTAAACAACTTCGTACCTGACTACTTAACTTTTGATGCAGACAAAAAAGAAGGTACATTCACTCGCCTTCCAGAACGTTCTGAACTATCTGCTGAAATCAACGAAGCATTCATCGTAGAGTACTACTCTCGTTAA
- a CDS encoding cobalamin-binding protein, which produces MRLISICPSNTELVAYLGLTHQLVGVDDFSDWPIAVHELPKLGQDLSIDMDALEALKPDLVLASLSVPGMEKNIEALQERNIPHIVFNANSLNEIALDLITLGVACGVEEHAKKISEEYLHFIEQLQTIAQTIQEKPTLYWEWWPNPIFTPGKVNWLTEISNLAGGQNLFRDIELANVQTDWEEIVRRNPDYILMAWVGVAFARIKPAHLLKRPHANELQAVQKQHVHVMEEWLYCRPSPRLVEGALKLAQLLHPQSYQHIALPSFLEC; this is translated from the coding sequence ATGCGATTAATCTCAATTTGCCCAAGCAACACTGAGCTTGTTGCCTATCTAGGGTTAACCCATCAACTTGTAGGTGTTGATGATTTTTCAGATTGGCCTATAGCTGTGCATGAATTGCCAAAGCTTGGCCAAGATTTATCGATTGATATGGATGCACTAGAGGCACTAAAGCCAGACTTAGTACTTGCCTCGTTAAGTGTACCTGGCATGGAAAAAAATATAGAGGCATTACAGGAAAGAAACATTCCCCACATCGTCTTTAATGCCAACTCGCTAAATGAAATTGCGCTGGACCTCATAACATTAGGTGTTGCTTGTGGAGTAGAGGAACATGCTAAAAAGATTTCTGAGGAGTATTTGCACTTTATCGAACAGCTTCAAACGATTGCACAAACTATTCAAGAAAAACCAACACTATATTGGGAATGGTGGCCAAATCCTATTTTTACGCCTGGAAAGGTCAATTGGTTAACTGAAATTAGCAATCTTGCAGGTGGACAAAATCTTTTTCGCGATATCGAGTTAGCAAATGTCCAAACAGACTGGGAAGAAATTGTACGACGTAATCCTGATTATATTTTAATGGCATGGGTCGGTGTTGCCTTTGCGCGCATTAAGCCAGCTCATTTATTGAAACGTCCACATGCCAACGAACTTCAGGCAGTTCAAAAACAGCATGTCCACGTAATGGAAGAATGGTTGTACTGTCGTCCATCGCCTCGTCTCGTTGAGGGCGCACTAAAACTGGCTCAGCTTCTACACCCTCAAAGCTATCAGCATATAGCTCTGCCAAGCTTTTTAGAATGCTAA
- the hisJ gene encoding histidinol-phosphatase HisJ → MKRDGHIHSPYCPHGTSDSFTQYIEKAIAENFTDITFTEHAPLPSNFSDPTPEQDSGMQPDFLMPYFEDLQQLQKQYAQDIRIRIGLEIDYIQGFEQETRKFLDTYGHFLDDSILSVHFLQWENTYECIDFSADSFIAFAKKVGSIEQVYHLYYDTVLQSIDADLGQYKPKRIGHPTLVHKFQLAHNTKIDDTVRIQEVLTTMQQKGYELDLNSAGLSKTYCQEPYPPFAFIDYSKTIGLPVVFGSDAHTAVDLHQHYKTLFPII, encoded by the coding sequence ATGAAAAGAGACGGCCATATCCATAGCCCCTATTGCCCACATGGGACATCTGATTCATTTACACAATATATTGAAAAAGCTATTGCTGAAAACTTTACGGATATTACATTTACAGAACATGCACCATTGCCTTCTAATTTTAGCGACCCAACACCCGAACAGGATAGTGGAATGCAACCAGATTTTTTAATGCCGTATTTCGAGGACTTACAGCAGCTCCAAAAGCAGTACGCACAAGATATTCGCATTCGTATTGGTTTAGAGATAGACTATATTCAAGGCTTTGAGCAAGAAACGCGTAAATTCCTTGATACATATGGGCATTTTTTAGATGACTCTATTTTATCAGTGCATTTTTTACAATGGGAAAACACATATGAATGTATTGATTTTTCTGCTGATAGTTTTATAGCTTTTGCTAAAAAGGTAGGTTCTATTGAACAAGTTTATCACTTATATTATGATACTGTCCTACAATCTATAGATGCAGATTTAGGTCAATACAAACCGAAGCGCATCGGACATCCAACACTTGTTCATAAGTTTCAACTAGCCCATAATACGAAAATTGATGATACTGTCCGCATTCAGGAAGTATTAACTACTATGCAGCAAAAAGGATATGAGTTAGATTTAAATAGTGCTGGTTTAAGTAAAACATACTGTCAAGAGCCATATCCACCATTTGCCTTTATCGATTATAGTAAAACGATCGGATTACCTGTCGTTTTCGGTTCTGATGCGCATACCGCTGTTGATCTACATCAGCATTATAAAACTTTATTTCCAATTATATAA
- a CDS encoding GAF domain-containing protein has translation MFTQINYEGSIVDQYNTLAKQLDALLTGETDRIANLSNASALLNQFLPDINWVGFYILQEEELVLGPFQGLPACVRIPVGRGVCGSAVSTKETLVVDDVHAFPGHIACDAASQSEIVIPLIQQDKVMGVLDIDSPIKNRFSADDQIGLEHFVKTLLLHI, from the coding sequence ATGTTTACACAAATTAATTATGAAGGATCCATCGTCGATCAATACAATACATTAGCAAAGCAATTAGATGCACTACTCACTGGAGAAACAGATCGTATTGCTAATTTAAGCAACGCGTCTGCATTGCTTAATCAATTCCTCCCTGACATTAACTGGGTTGGCTTTTACATATTACAAGAGGAAGAGCTAGTATTAGGACCATTCCAAGGCTTACCTGCATGCGTGAGAATTCCAGTTGGGCGTGGCGTTTGCGGATCAGCTGTGTCAACAAAAGAAACGCTTGTCGTAGATGATGTTCACGCATTTCCAGGACATATTGCATGCGATGCTGCCTCTCAATCTGAAATTGTCATTCCTCTAATTCAACAAGACAAGGTAATGGGCGTGCTTGATATTGATAGTCCTATCAAAAATCGCTTTTCTGCTGATGATCAAATCGGCTTAGAACATTTTGTAAAAACATTGCTGCTTCATATTTAA
- a CDS encoding integrase, with product MTTLHKEKELYDVINSVMQTVGITVAIKQDHSGINMSYNFIGDYIGFDANRLIEARNELMLQLPLEVYVKTITLHELGHAIDREALQASLPRTIEIFKMKKQHAKKEIYRNERLLSMIIEEHEMNIQFEETAWDNARTLNNALQLIDKNDFDYIKQHSLATYNHLYEQDLLAYHNLVSQPVLQLA from the coding sequence ATGACAACATTGCATAAAGAAAAAGAACTATATGATGTAATTAATTCCGTTATGCAAACTGTAGGGATAACGGTGGCGATAAAACAAGATCATTCTGGTATTAATATGAGTTATAACTTTATTGGGGATTATATAGGATTTGATGCGAACAGATTAATAGAAGCAAGAAATGAGCTAATGTTACAACTTCCACTTGAGGTTTATGTAAAAACCATTACTTTACATGAACTAGGTCATGCTATTGACCGTGAAGCGCTACAAGCATCACTTCCAAGAACAATTGAAATTTTTAAAATGAAAAAACAGCATGCAAAAAAAGAAATTTATCGAAATGAACGTCTTTTATCTATGATAATTGAAGAGCACGAAATGAATATTCAATTTGAGGAAACTGCATGGGATAATGCACGGACCCTTAATAATGCACTTCAGCTAATAGATAAAAACGACTTTGACTATATAAAGCAACATAGCCTAGCGACATATAATCATTTATATGAACAAGATTTACTTGCATACCATAACCTTGTAAGCCAGCCTGTTTTACAGTTGGCTTAG
- a CDS encoding iron-containing alcohol dehydrogenase → MSDVLKQFVMPKTNLFGPGAIQEVGKRLNDLEVKKTLIVTDEGLHKLGLSEQIANIITAAGIDVAIFPKAEPNPTDQNVEDGIAVYHAENCDSIVSLGGGSAHDAAKGIGLIASNGGRIHDYEGVDKSENPLVPLIAINTTAGTASEMTRFTIITDTERKVKMAIVDKHVTPLVSINDPELMIGLPPALTAATGLDALTHAIESFVSTDATPITDACGEKVLQLVPEFLPRAYANGADLEAREQMVYAQFLAGMAFNNASLGYVHAIAHQLGGFYNLPHGVCNAILLPHVCRFNLTARTERFARIAELLGENIEGISKRDAAEKAITAIEKLSKDLNIPSGFRELGAKDEDIEILAKNAMQDVCAATNPRKATLEDIKQIITAAMGPVVKTAQSLEAVALS, encoded by the coding sequence ATGTCAGACGTTCTAAAGCAATTTGTAATGCCAAAAACAAACTTATTTGGACCTGGAGCAATTCAAGAAGTTGGTAAACGTTTAAATGATTTAGAAGTGAAGAAGACATTGATCGTAACAGATGAGGGCTTACACAAATTAGGTCTCTCAGAGCAAATTGCTAACATCATAACAGCAGCTGGAATTGATGTTGCAATTTTCCCTAAAGCAGAACCAAATCCAACAGATCAAAACGTTGAAGATGGAATCGCTGTCTATCATGCAGAAAACTGTGATTCAATCGTATCTCTTGGAGGCGGTAGTGCACATGATGCAGCAAAAGGTATCGGACTTATTGCTTCGAATGGTGGACGCATTCATGATTATGAAGGCGTTGACAAATCAGAAAACCCACTGGTGCCATTAATCGCTATTAATACAACAGCTGGTACAGCGAGTGAAATGACACGTTTTACAATCATCACGGATACTGAACGTAAAGTTAAAATGGCGATTGTTGACAAGCACGTTACACCGCTAGTTTCAATTAATGATCCAGAGTTAATGATTGGTTTACCTCCAGCTCTAACAGCTGCAACTGGTTTAGATGCATTAACACATGCCATCGAATCTTTTGTATCGACAGACGCAACACCTATTACTGATGCATGTGGAGAAAAAGTACTTCAGCTAGTACCTGAGTTTTTACCACGTGCATACGCAAATGGTGCTGATTTAGAAGCACGTGAGCAAATGGTGTATGCACAATTTTTAGCAGGTATGGCGTTCAATAACGCTTCACTTGGCTATGTACATGCTATCGCTCACCAATTAGGCGGCTTCTATAACTTACCGCATGGCGTATGTAATGCGATTTTACTGCCTCACGTTTGCCGCTTCAACTTGACAGCACGTACAGAGCGTTTTGCTCGTATCGCTGAATTGTTAGGAGAAAATATTGAAGGCATCAGCAAACGTGACGCTGCTGAAAAAGCAATTACTGCCATTGAAAAACTGTCTAAAGACTTAAATATTCCTAGTGGCTTCCGTGAATTAGGTGCTAAGGATGAGGATATCGAAATTTTAGCAAAAAATGCAATGCAAGACGTTTGTGCTGCAACAAATCCTCGTAAAGCTACATTAGAGGACATTAAACAAATCATTACAGCAGCAATGGGACCTGTAGTAAAAACAGCACAATCCCTTGAAGCTGTTGCACTTTCTTAA